The sequence cctaaacaggcagttggacatccctcaaggggtcccagattggagagggtgcaggctgggctgagggacaacccccccacccaccccgtgcacgaatttcgtgcaccgggcctctagtgtaataatatgTAGCAAAGTACTCCATTAGCAGAGCCTTAAagatatattcatttattatttttacaataaccAAGGGACAGAGTCCAGGTGGGTCCCTTAGAATGCTAAGTATTAGGTTTGGAGCTGTAATATGATCCTATGCCACTAAGAAAACTGCTGTGCTTTGAGACGAGGTTTGTTTTTCTCCAGATTCATATTCTGCTATGAATAGCTATGTCTTTCTGTTTTTACTTGTTCTTATATTCTATGTGCTGTCAAGTTTTAGATGACAAGCACCCCGGGAATCAGGCAACCGGAACAGCATTGGCCAAAAATAATTGGCAGGGTAAACCATTTAACATCAACTTAGCAGAAAGGATTCCGAGGAACAACACCCTACATTTTTTCCCTCTATAACATTTACATGAAACACTTagtggtacatacatacacaaagttctctaaaaataaaaacaaacaattatttgaaaatttcataTAGGCATTCAAAGCACTTTTGCTCACTGAAGAGGAGACTTCACATCTCCCGGCAGCAGCTGTGTTTGTCTTCCTGTGTTGAGACTATGTGTCTTGACCAGAGAAACTGAGCCAAGATTTACGTGGCTTTGATGTCTAGCACATtgataagctttttatttttaaattaatttctggaggcaatttttaagtgtaaaaagtctgctatatatatatttgaaaagacaGAAGGTAATATTTAAGCATttcaatgtatttaaattttaccttaaaaagTAGTAACAACAATCAAAGAGGAGAGGTAGGGAATATGTGGAGGTATCAATGAAACAAGAATGGAAGACTGCTGAAATTGCTGAAGTTGGGTGATGAGAGTTTATTATATAATTCTGTTTACTTTGTATATATTCAACTTTTCCATGATAAATAAAATCTGCTACATCAAataaggaccccccccccatttttcttAATAGATCTTATTTTATAccttttcttcattttagtttGAATTACTTTCATCCTTCTTTAAGTGCACATACCAGACCTATGCATTTTATAGACTTCATACTCAGTACTTGTGCTATTGAACCTATCAGAACTGTATGACTTTTAAAGATAAGTAATGTGCCTATGTTGGAAAAAATCATCTTTGGTATTGAAgcaaggttatttttaaaacatatacactTTTCATTGCCATATGATTTTATCAGGAAGGAGTCTTAATTACTTTGAAGTTTCCAGTGGCATAAAAATCAGAGTCATACTTAACAGGTTCATTAGAAAGAGTCACATAAATATTCCCATTGTCCACTGTCACTGTATGAATCCTTTGCTTTATTCCTTTGGAACACCACTTGGGTTTTGCTGATGGGTCTTTAGGGTTTATAGACTGATATAGTCCTTCTCCTGTTGCCAAAGTAATTTTGAATTTATGCCAGGGGCAAACTATACACGGTCGTCCATCAAAATCCTagggaaggaaataattaatttaatagtCTGATATTTCCAATCTTCACAATAAACCTCAGACTCAGAACAGAATCTATTGCAGAAGAACCAGGTTAAAGAACAAGacgactttttttccccctcccattTAGAAATTAGTCAGCATAAGGCAGGATCTAATCTTAGCAGTCATCACATCATCCCTTTTGCTATTGATAAGAATTCCAGTGTGTTAGAGCTCTGCCAGAAGATTAGCAACTATACCTATTGCTGCAGCTGTGCTGCTACCTATATTAGATGTCAATGTTACTTTCTTGACAGAAATGAGGCAATGGTTTCAAATGCTTCTTAATGAATTTTCACTAACTGCTGGAAGAATGGTAAGCTTCAGATATAATTCAAGAGGTTACTAAAAGCTTGAGTGCATATATTAATTAAAGAGCGATTTATGTTCCAAAGTAGTCAATTCTCAACTTCTTAATTGTATTaaaacagtgcttctcaaatttaaAAGAGCACAGGAGTCACCAACATTCTGTTTAAATTCAGTAGGCGCAAGATACTGCATTTCCAAGAAGCTTCCAAGTGACACATGGAACACACTTTGCTCTATGGAAcatactttgagtagcaaggtcTTATAGCTCTATAGGTCTGTCATGGTCTGAAATTGGGAGAAATTCTTCCACATTTATCAGCACCAGgtgcttacatttttttaaacacccAAAGTGCTGGAATACTGACATTATATCCCCAGAAAACTGTTAGCAAAGATTcatattttcataaattataaattaacatTCATAATTTAAATACACATGTCCTTTTACATGAGGACATGAGGGCAGGTGGAGAACTAGGTAGATATGAAGTATAGAGAGAGTAGAACACTATGTTTAAGATTGTACtttgtgccaaaaccggtttggcttagtggatagagcgttggcctgcggactcaagggtcccaggttcgattccggtcaagggcatgtaccttggttgcgggcacatccccagtagggggtttgcgagaggtgctgatcgatgtttctctctcatcgatgtttctaactctctatccctctctcttcctctctgtaaaaaaatcaataaaatatatttttaaaaaaagattgtacTTTGTAccaatcagagagagagagagagagagagagagagagagagagagagagagagagagagagagagagcgctatcAGTTTcatgaaatagaaaaacatagTATTCTACAGCATGgctattcattatttatttaaactgtTTCCTATTGTTAAAACATTTAGATTGCTGTCATTTTTAATTACAATAACTAATGCTACAATGACCATCTCCTTTAAACATCTGTGCAATTATATCTGTGGGGTAGATATCTCAGAGTGCAATCGTTAGGTCAGAAGACATACATAGTTCTCACATTTATCTGTGAAATGGTTTTCTTTACATTGTAGGGCTGAAAATTCCTAAAATATTAGCAATTATACTAGAAGCATTAAAATATAGTGCAAAgacaaatgtaaattattttttactacaGAATGAACTaagaatataaatagaaaacatttgaGTTTTTTTGAGAATAGATTTAATCTTACATACCTCTATTTCTCCCAAATGTAAAGGTCCTCCTGAGTCTGAAAAGAAATTGAGTATTAAATCTAGTCACTAAAAAACCCCCGGAAATTTTGATAGTTTTGTGGTCAGCAAACAAGTACaagatttacaaataaaaaataaaatcttacggTAACAGCGAATATCCATAGCATGATATTCTCCTTTGTGGTAGAAAATGACCACTTCTCTATCATGGACAACAGCTGTCATTCTTTCAGATTTCTTAATGTCATCTTCTCTGCCAACATAGACAGAAGAATATTCCTCCTTCATTTCAGGATCTTGTTCAGGGCTACCAAGATCCATGCTAGctgaaccaaaaagaaaaataaaaaaaattggtaaGTGGCCTTCACTAGTCAGACTATAACTTAACTCAGAGATAATCATATTGTAAGAGAAGTCTAATTTCTCTGAGACTGATTGAAGCATTTTTTTGTAgctatataatacattttaaaatactgaattatAGTCATGATTTTGAGTTACAGACTTTTAAACCTTGCCAAAATTAGGGCGGTCTCCTCACTTTAAAGCTGGACTTGTATTAGATTCATTTCAGTGTGTAAGGTGGATATTTCAGAACTCTTAAAACACAAGACTAAAGTTTCACTATCCTTTTATTCCCGATCAAACTCAATGCTAAACAACATTTGGTTGTTATCCTGTTGAATTTAGGACTCCACGATAGTCTGGATAGTCTTGGACCTCTGGGTTGAGATGTGTCacttctcacccccccccccccccacacacacacacacctttatgTATTCGTTTTGGGTGTATAGCtcttctcaacctttctaatgccgcgaccctttaatacagttcctcatgtggtggtgacccccaaccataaaattattttcgttgctacttcataactgtaattttgctactgttaatgaatcgtaatgtaaatatctgtgttttccgatggtcttcggctctacagcagcggttcttaacctgtgggtcgcgacccacaggttgagaccgctagcagggtcacctaagaccatcggaaaactacagcagcggttcttaacctgtgggtcgcgacccacaggttgagaccgctagcagggtcacctaagaccatcggaaaactacagcagcggttcttaacctgtgggtcgcgacccacaggttgagaccgctagcagggtcacctaagaccatcggaaaacacagatgtttacattacgattcattaacagtagcaaaattacagttatgaagtagcaacgaaaataattttatggttgggggtcaccaccacatgaggaactgtattaaagggtcgcggcattagaaaggttgagaaccactgggttagacaatCATAATTTACATAGTGTTtccctcaatatttccagtacctcaactggcaccatacatagttacacaaTATTATTGCCTATATTTCCAAACACCAGTTCTCGCTTTgggtctatgagtctgtttcaagtttgtttgttcatttattttgttctttagattccacacattaagtgaaatcatatggtatttgtctttctctgatggacttatttcactaagcataatactctctagatccatccatgctgtctcaaatggtaagatttcattcttttttatggctgagtaatattccattgtagatAAGAACCACAACTTTCTTTTTCCACTGCCctattgataggcacttgggaTGCTTTTATAggttggctattataaataacgctgcaatgaacataggggtgcatatattctttcaaatttgtgttttgggtttctttggataaatccccagaagtgaaattactgggtcgGCTCACTTGGTTTTGCCTGGCATGGACAGCCAGCTCTTACAGAGCAACCAGTCGACTATTTTAGCAGAAGGGGATGGGTGTGAATGAACATCCCAGATATTTAGCCTATTTATTTGAAAGCAACCCTTTCAAGGACACCTTCTGTATACTTTAAGAACATAGTCTTCAGGCCTTCTAGTGGTTTCTCTAAATACTTATTTAATCCTGTATGGCTGACTAGAAGTTTGAAAATGTTAGTAGGAACAGAGCATTGGCTCATTTAGCTACTTAAAAAatttgaggtataactgacatacaACATGTTAGTTTagggtgtacaacataatgatttgatatttgtagacattgtgaaatgatcgctgcaataagtctagttaatacCAGCAGTATACATAgttatgggatttttttttctcttgtaatgacaacttttaagatttactctctcaGCAACTTCAAATGAAAGGATAgttcatttaaataataaattcagtcctggctgggtggctcagttggttgaagtatcatcccatataccaaaaggttgtgggtttgattccccggcAGAACACATAAGGTTTCGGATTTGATCCCTGGGGAGTACATGGGAGGCAagtgatccatgtttctctcccacatcaatgtctctccctctctaaaaatataaaaataaatcaataaaaacatatcctctggtgagcatcaaattttttttaataagttcataaaacaaaaatgattagGAAGTAAAATCTCTATGTGAATGTGTAGAAACGAGCTTTAGATAGAAGGGATTTATACACCACTATTTTGAAGTTAGTTCTGAGCCATAAGGAAGACAGATATTAGAGCATGAGATCCAAAATTGAAGTATAggatgaggtgtgtgtgtgtgtgtgtgtgtgtgtgtgtgtgtgtgtgtgtgtgtgtgtgttgatgggAAGAAGCAGGAGCTTTAAGTTCAAAGTATAAAGGAAAGCATTATTACACAAATCAAGTTTAGGGAATTACAGACATGTCAAATTTGTGCTCTGACATTAGCATTGTTAAACTTTGCTCTAACTAACCTAGTTACTTTTTTAAAGGATGGGAAAAGCACATatgctatttttgaaaaattattttgtcataataaaagcaaaaaaatataatgttgttttttttaaaggccatgATTTTCTGAATACTACATCTCTAAACAGTTTGGAAGCTACCCAAAGTACACAAGTTGCTCATGTGGTAGTAATTACCTCCACAGTGTTGGACGGACGTGCAGCCCTTTATCACATTTTGTGCTAGAACAGACAGAAGGGCAATAATgataagaaaaatggaaacagaaagatGAACTGAAAGGGGGGAAATAGGctgaagaaaaagcaagaaacatGGAATTTGCAACGCATTTAACCAACAAAGGATTAAGATTCAGAATATATGAACTATAAACCAGAAAGAAAATACCAAATAATCAtaggaaaatgggcaaaatacaGAACAAACATCTCACAAATGAGAAAATCTGAATGGCCACTAATCACATGTAAAGACGCTTCACTTTATTAGTAGGAAAATGTAAAAGAAGTGAAAAGCAAAGTAATACATGGGATACTATTTTCTACCCAACAGACTGGCAAAAAATTATaccaagtattggcaaggatacGGAGCAACTGATAGTGATGACATCAATTAGTGCTCCCCACAGCTTGGCATTACCTAGTAAAGTTGAACATATTcatgacccaataatcccactttcTGTGAATTATAGAGAAACATTCAGAGGTACACCAGGGGACATGCACAAGAAAGGTTACAATAGCAAAATTGGGCAGGAAACAACTCAAAATCAATCAACAGTGAAATGGATAATTTTTTGTATTCAGTCAATGGAATGTAGTAGTAGTATGGCTATGTCaagttggattttaaaaatataactttaaatgaaaaaaatttaaaaatatttttatcaaatgcaaaaacaggcaaaaccaaAAATATTATTCATGGATACTCAATAAGGagtaaatttataaagaaaagcaaggggATGGTAAATACAAATTTTCTTAAACATCTCAAAGTATTACATTTAgtcttatatttaaaattctttttcaaaatttgcaTTGTATCCTACTTTATGATCCAACTAATCCAAAATCTAAGAAAAATGGGATAAAATGGCACTTACTATCCTTAGAGAATGTGCCTGTGCATAGATCATTAATGGACTATTTGAGAATTTCGTACAGCTTATTTCAAAACTTGGCATTAGGGGAGGAAATAAATGAatagttctatttctttttccaggCAAAAGCTAGAAAAGTAATACTAGTACCAAGCAAGTAGCAAAATACATGAGATGTGGGGTAGCATCAAAGGTTAAATAAGTTCTCTCCCACTCCCAAATAAATGAGAATCAAATACAATCCTCCCTCAAGTTTCAGTCTCTTAGAACATGCAGTCTTTGCAGGATTTTgccctcaattaaaaaaaaaaaaaaagtaactgtaGTGAACTTTGCAGGGGCTGATAAGAAATGAACAGAGAAAGCTGGGGCTAATGATAAAGGTTTCCGAGAACTACGATTATAGTCTTTCATTTTGCTTAGGAAACTATTATCTCATCCTTCAAATAATTCTTCCCTATATGCATCATAAatggttctatttatttatttatgatatcTGGTGACTATAACTAACACCCATATTATTCTTAACCATATCGTGAATATCATAGTTGGTCCCTTCAGAGAACAATTAAGAGCAATGTATTCACCTTAACTACTGTTACTTGGATGCACTATTCAGATGCTCCCACACACATTTCCTCTATTTTGAATCAACCTTAAGATAGTAGAATCTTAActgaataaaaagaaagtgaaaaattaaaCAGGTTACCCAGTTTGTGGGATAGATGAGGAAGATGTCCTTCTGAAAAAAGTTAGCCATTTTGTTCCACAGTTCACTCtttgagaaatatttctttttttgactCGTGCCTAAAATTGGGTTTCTAAAGGTGTTGACACCACATAAAATCACAAATTAGTTAAATGGCTCCCAATCTCTATTAGCTACCTTTCCAGCATAAGGAATCCATtcagattaaattaaaaatagacagtAATCCAGTTTCCATAAGACACTAGAGACAAAAAGAGACATGAGATTAAAGGAATTTGTTATTCCTCTTGAGCACTGACCAAGGTACTTTTACTAAGTCTGGAGATTTGGTCTACATATTGTCAGAATAAATAGCTCCAAGTGTCACCTTTGCTTTTAGGTTCAGACAAGAGAAATAGCTTTGTGCCATCTCTTTGGATGGCAGAATAATAGATGAAACTAGCGATCTTTCAGGGCGTGCCAATGGTTGGGCTCTCGGCGTGTATGAATTCATTAATCTCCACAAAACCCCCAGCGGTACGGTATCTATGTTCCAGACGAGGGAACTAAGGGCAAAGGGCTCTTTTTAAACAAAGGCTTCCTCAAACTCAAAAGTAGTagtcaagattcaaacccagatcctATGAGTCTAAATTTGTGAACGTGGAAATATAAACCTTACCCTTTCATCGAAGGAGTATCCATGGACTTATAAAAACACGTGGCCTGCAAGTGAACTATCTGAACGGTACCAAACCGTTTAGCAAAGTAAAAATCTCTCTCACACCGGTGgtcctccatttttttaaaaaaaaaatttaggaacGCTAATGTGTAAGAGTTGTGccaacaaatgtttaaaaaggaaGCTTTCCCCCAATAATTTAATAAAGTCGCACCGCCGTTATGGAATCGGCTACCACAGCCTGGGATATTAGGAGATCACCAGGTGAGCTCCCTGGGATATTAGAGAGGAGATCACCAGGTGAGCCCCCTGGGATATTAGAGAGATTGCCAGGTGAGCTCCCTGGGATATTAGAGAGATTGCCAGGTGAGCTCCCTGGGATATTAGGAGATTGCCAGGTGAGCTCCCTGGGATATTAGGAGATTGCCAGGTGAGCTCCCTGGGATATTAGAGAGATTGCCAGGTGAGCTCCCTGGGATATATTAGGAGATCACCAGGTGGGCTCCCTGGGACATTAGAGAGGAGATCACCAGGTGAGCTCCTGGGATATATTAAAGAGGAGATCACCAGGTGAGCTCCCTGGGATATTAGGAGATCACCAGGTGAGCTCCCTGGGATATTAGGTCACCAGGTGAGCTCCTGGGATATCAAAGAGGAGATCGCCAGGTGAGCTCCCTGGGATATATTAGAGAGGAGATCACCAGGTGAGCTCCCTGGGATATCAAAGAGGAGATCACCAGGTGAGCTCCCTGGGATATCAGAGAGGAGATCGCCAGGTGAGCTCCCTGGGATATATTAGAGAGGAGATCACCAGGTGAGCTCCCTGGGATATCAAAGAGGAGATCACCAGGTGAGCTCCCTGGGATATTAGAGAGGAGATCGCCAGGTGAGCCCCCTGGGATATATCAGAGAGGAGATCGCCAGGTGAGCTCCCTGGGATATCAGAGAGGAGATCGCCAGGTGAGCTCCCTGGGATATCAGAGAGGAGATCACCAGGTGAGCTCCCTGGGATATCAGAGAGGAGATCGCCAGGTGAGCCCCCTGGGA is a genomic window of Eptesicus fuscus isolate TK198812 chromosome 4, DD_ASM_mEF_20220401, whole genome shotgun sequence containing:
- the RFESD gene encoding Rieske domain-containing protein gives rise to the protein MDLGSPEQDPEMKEEYSSVYVGREDDIKKSERMTAVVHDREVVIFYHKGEYHAMDIRCYHSGGPLHLGEIEDFDGRPCIVCPWHKFKITLATGEGLYQSINPKDPSAKPKWCSKGIKQRIHTVTVDNGNIYVTLSNEPVKYDSDFYATGNFKVIKTPS